Genomic segment of Paenibacillus sp. FSL R5-0623:
AATGGCGCATCATTTACAACTGAAAGTCACAGCTGAGGGCGTGGAGAACGAAGATCAGATGGTCTTTCTTCGCAATCAACACTGTCACGAGGCTCAGGGTTATTTCTTCAGCAAACCGATTAAAGCCGCTGAATTTGAAAAGCAGTTTTTGAGAGATGTGGATAAGCCTACAGGATAGGGAACAGCGGGGGTGCGAGGGTGCTCCTGCTTTTTTTGATGGATTCGTAATGAAAAAAATGGGAAATATGACTTGCATGCTATAGAGGATCATGGTATATTATTATTTGTAAAATCACTGTTAAATTCCTAAGGAACTTAACAATAAATCTTCAATCATGCGGGTGTAGTTCAATGGTAGAACTTTAGCCTTCCAAGCTAATAGCGTGGGTTCGATTCCCATCACCCGCTTAACGAAGCAGTACCGAAGCCCTTGCGATGCAGGGGCTTTTTCTATTACCTTAAAAGAAATCTCGTGGTAACAGCGATCAGAAGATTGTTCTGTCTTTGGAGTGGCGAATAAGTAAGTATGCTTTAGTTTAATTTATATACCCTTTGCTTTTTTACAATGATCTGGTACAATAACGGAGAAATTGATACTACACATGAATGAGAGGTAACCATACGTCCCATGAAGTAAAACACATGAATTGAACCCCAGTTAACTGCAGACGGTTTTATGACGCAGTCAGCCAGAGCGGCTGAGCAATGAGGGGATTCGTGTGTCCAAATTCAGCTATGGGAAAGGTATGGAACAAGTAAGCCTTGTAGGTTTACGTGTACCCTGTGTTTGGGGTTTCTTTGTTCATGCCGTAGCTTACCTTAGATCTGTCTTTGAATGCTTGATCCAACCCTGAATTGCCAAACCGCCGGCTGATGCCAGCGGTTTTTTTGTTCAGCAAAAAGGATGCAGGAAGGATGAGGCCTCATGATGACATTGGTACGCTTACATGAAGTATCAAAAGAGTGGAACGGCAATGAATTGTTTACAGGATTGAATTTGGAGATAAATGAGGGCGAGCGACTCGCCATTTTGGGTCGAAACGGATGCGGCAAAACAACGTTGTTACGCATCATTTTGGGTGAGGAGCATGGTGGTGGACGGATTGAACGTCATATCCCCCAGCAGGAATGGGGGTTCATGCGCCAGCGCTCGGAGATTGAGGCCGGGATGAATGTACTGGATGCGGTCCGGCGTGAGAGCGGTCAGATCTATGAAGTGAAACGGAACTTGGAAGAGCTGGAACAACGTTTGAGCGTCAGCACTGAAGCTGACGGAGAGCTGCTTGCAGCTTATACGCAAGTGATGGATCAATATGAACGGTTGAACGGTTATATGTGGGAGACAGAGGTAGAGAAAGTACTGACTCGCCTTGGATTATCCGCAGAGCATTGGAACAGACCCTATGATTCCTTGAGCGGTGGACAAAAAACAAAGGCTCGTTTGGCGGGGCTACTAGTCAGCAAACCTAAATTGCTGATCCTGGATGAACCGACGAATCATCTGGATGAGGGGAGCATGCGTTGGCTGGAAGAGTGGTTATCCTCATATGAAGGTACGCTGTTATTTGTATCACACGATCGTACGTTTATTGATCAGGTAGCATCAGGCGTCATTGAGTTTAATTCAGATGCCCTGACCAAATACAAGGGCGGATATTCCGACTACAAAATCCACAAAGAGCGTGAATTACGCGAACAGGAAACGATCTATCGCAGGCAGGAGTTGGAACGTAAGGCGCTGGAAGAAACGATTCGAAATTATCAGGAGTGGTTCCATAAAGCGCATAACTCAGCGACCGATGTGGAGGTGAAGATCACCCAGAGCTTCTACAAGGCCAAAGCCAACAAAAATATTTCACGTTATCATGCGAAACAAAAACAGTTGGAGCGTTTGGAGCGGGAACGGGTGGATAAACCTCGTGAAGCTGCCAAGTTGAACATGGAATTACAGATGAATTCACTGGCTGCACGCCAGCTGCTTGCGCTGGAAGAGGTGAGTTTTTCATATACGGGAGACAATCCATTGCTGCACGATCTTCGAATTACTGTGGAACGCGGCGATCGGCTTGCTGTACGGGGCCCTAATGGAACGGGCAAGACAACACTGCTGAAGTTGATGATTGGTGAGCTGGAACCTTCGCAAGGCAAGGTCACACGGCATCCACAGCTGAAAATCGGTTACTTTTCACAGGAGCTGGAAGGGCTTCCTGAGAATCAGACGCTGCTGGACAGCTTGCTTACCCTTCCATCCATGACACAAAGTGCGGCACGTACCATTCTGGGATGTTTCCTATTTTCCAGAGATGATGTGTTCAAGCGGATTGGGGATTTGAGCATGGGGGAAAAGTGCAGAGTGGCATTTCTGAGGCTTTACTTTGGCGGAGCCAATCTATTGGTGCTGGATGAACCGACGAATTATCTGGACATTGATACCCAGGAAGTCATGGAGAATGTATTAAAACAGGCTTCAGGTGCTTTGGTGCTTGTATCCCATGACCGGATGCTGACGAAGTCACTCGCGAATCGGTTATGCGATCTGGAGGCTGGTGGCACAGCAACTCTGTTTGAAGGAGGCGTGTCGGATTGGGAGCAGTCCACCAAACTTCGGGAGGTGGCGCTGGAGACCCGGGAATCCGATGACGAGCGGTTACGATTGGAGATGCGCCTATCGGAGTTGCTGTCTCCTGTGAGCACTGCTGGAAAAGACAGTCTGACACAACCGGAGCATTCGAATGAGCGAGCAGTCGAGGCAGCTGAGATTCGCGAAATCCAGCGGCGCCTGAAACAATTGAAAGATAAGGGTGCAAGCATAAATTAGAACATGGACGGCTTGCTATTTCGATCTGTTTTGCATATAATTATGAACGATCATCGATGATTACATCGATATAGGTAAGTGTTCAAAAAGATCGGTTTTCAGTACCAAGAAGATGGGATGAAGATAGAAATGGAGTAGCGGAGCGTAGGAAAACTACGTGAGCAACTACAATGTTTCCGAAGGAAACATACTTCGTAAGCATCTGCTTATTCGGCTGAATGCCATATTCGACGCTGATCATGCCGCTAGGCATCATTCGTAATCAAAAGCGGACTTTTTGACAACCTCTAGAGGTTTAACTTAAAAGCAAACGTGATGATGGAGACAAGTAAGCAGTGCCTCTGGACAGGGAGGAAGCGCCGTAGATTGAGAGCGTTTCTGTAGAACAAGGCTGCCGAAATTCACTCCGAAGCGGTTCCCTGAACCTGTTTGTGTGCAGACACAGAGGCAACAGTAGGGGCAAACGGTTAACGGTCGTTATTCCGTACAAAGTGAGACAGAACCAGTTGCAGGCCAGAAGGCCACGCAGCAATGGATGTCTAACAAGGGTGGTACCACGGTCTTTTCGTCCCTTCAGGGGAGAGAAGGCCTTTTTTTGTTGCAAAAACACCACAAAAAGGGGGCAATTACACATGAAAGAACGTTTAGAGGCATTGAAGATCGAAGCGCTGGAGCAGTTGTCTGGTGTGAATGATCCGCAGACGCTCGGTGATCTGCGTGTAAAGTATTTGGGGAAAAAGGGTGCATTAACTGAGATTTTGCGTGGTATGGGTGCGCTTAGTGCGGAGGAACGTCCAGTTATTGGTCAAGTAGCCAATGATGTTCGGGCTGCTATTGAGGAAGTCATTGACAGCAAGCAGGATCAGTTCCAGAAGGAAGAGACGGCGAAGCGTCTGCAATCCGAGAAAATTGATGTAACCCTGCCAGGACGTCGTGGACGCCAAGGCGGACTGCATCCACTGACCAAAGTGGTACAGGAGATCGAAGATATTTTCATCGGTATGGGATACCGCGTTGCGGAAGGTCCTGAAGTCGAAATGGATTATTACAACTTTGAAGCATTGAATCTGCCAAAGAATCACCCAGCGCGCGATATGCAGGACTCCTTCTATGTTACAGAAGACTTGTTGATGCGTACCCACACATCTCCGGTTCAAGTACGCACCATGCAGAGCATGAAGGGCGAAGTGCCTGTCAAAGTCATCTGCCCAGGTAAAGTATACCGCCGTGATGACGACGATGCGACGCACTCTTTCCAATTCAACCAGGTTGAAGGATTGGTCATTAGCGAAAACATTCGTATGAGCGATCTGAAAGGAACCCTGTTGCAATTCGTGCGCGAAATGTTCGGTTCCCACACAGAAATTCGTCTGCGTCCAAGTTTCTTCCCGTTCACAGAGCCAAGTGCGGAAGTGGATGTAACTTGTGTACAATGTGGCGGCAGCGGCTGTCGAGTATGTAAGCAAACAGGCTGGCTTGAAATTTTGGGCGGCGGTATGGTTCACCCGAAAGTACTGGAAATGGGTGGTTATGATCCGGAGAAATACAGTGGTTTTGCATTTGGTATGGGCGTAGAACGTATCGCGATGCTGAAATATGGTGTCGATGATATCCGTCACTTC
This window contains:
- the pheS gene encoding phenylalanine--tRNA ligase subunit alpha, which codes for MKERLEALKIEALEQLSGVNDPQTLGDLRVKYLGKKGALTEILRGMGALSAEERPVIGQVANDVRAAIEEVIDSKQDQFQKEETAKRLQSEKIDVTLPGRRGRQGGLHPLTKVVQEIEDIFIGMGYRVAEGPEVEMDYYNFEALNLPKNHPARDMQDSFYVTEDLLMRTHTSPVQVRTMQSMKGEVPVKVICPGKVYRRDDDDATHSFQFNQVEGLVISENIRMSDLKGTLLQFVREMFGSHTEIRLRPSFFPFTEPSAEVDVTCVQCGGSGCRVCKQTGWLEILGGGMVHPKVLEMGGYDPEKYSGFAFGMGVERIAMLKYGVDDIRHFYNSDLTFLKQFGRL
- the abc-f gene encoding ABC-F type ribosomal protection protein translates to MMTLVRLHEVSKEWNGNELFTGLNLEINEGERLAILGRNGCGKTTLLRIILGEEHGGGRIERHIPQQEWGFMRQRSEIEAGMNVLDAVRRESGQIYEVKRNLEELEQRLSVSTEADGELLAAYTQVMDQYERLNGYMWETEVEKVLTRLGLSAEHWNRPYDSLSGGQKTKARLAGLLVSKPKLLILDEPTNHLDEGSMRWLEEWLSSYEGTLLFVSHDRTFIDQVASGVIEFNSDALTKYKGGYSDYKIHKERELREQETIYRRQELERKALEETIRNYQEWFHKAHNSATDVEVKITQSFYKAKANKNISRYHAKQKQLERLERERVDKPREAAKLNMELQMNSLAARQLLALEEVSFSYTGDNPLLHDLRITVERGDRLAVRGPNGTGKTTLLKLMIGELEPSQGKVTRHPQLKIGYFSQELEGLPENQTLLDSLLTLPSMTQSAARTILGCFLFSRDDVFKRIGDLSMGEKCRVAFLRLYFGGANLLVLDEPTNYLDIDTQEVMENVLKQASGALVLVSHDRMLTKSLANRLCDLEAGGTATLFEGGVSDWEQSTKLREVALETRESDDERLRLEMRLSELLSPVSTAGKDSLTQPEHSNERAVEAAEIREIQRRLKQLKDKGASIN